The Coleofasciculus sp. FACHB-T130 genome contains the following window.
CCCCAGGTAGCAAAACTGGGACGTTTGCTCGGTCCCCGTGGCTTGATGCCCAATCCCAAAGGTGGGACGGTGACGTTCGATCTAGTGCAGGCGATCGCTGAATTTAAAGCTGGTAAGTTAGAATTCAGAGCTGACCGTACTGGGATCGTCCACGTTTTGTTTGGCAAAGCTGCCTTCCCAACTCAAGACTTGCTCGTGAATCTTAAGGCGTTACAGGAAACGATTGACCGTAACCGTCCTTCTGGAGCCAAGGGTCGCTACTGGCGCACAGTGTACATATCTGCGACAATGGGGCCATCGATTGAAATTGACATCAACGCCCTGCGCGATTTAAAGCTGACTGAAGCTGCCTAAGATTCAGCCCTGTAGGGGCAAGGGTTTCCCACCCTTACAGGAGCAATCGATGAAGTAAACAACAGGAGCAAGATTTAAAGTTTTCAACCCAATTAACTGAATAGCACGCGCCGGAGACAGCAGGAGCTAATGGCTTAATTTCCTGCCTAGGTTTGCGACTTTACCGCATTAAGGTCAATCTTCTCGCCACACGCAACATGGCAGAAACTGCACCAAAAATGCGAACTCTGAAAAGGGTTCCTTGGGATATTGCGTAACCCCGGCTCAACCGCTGGGGTTTTTAATTGGGCTTTTTTAGGTTTGGCATTCTGCATTTTCTAAAGGAGGTGAAAGATACATGGGTAGAACGCCGGAAGATAAACGGGCGATGGTCGCTGAAATCAAAGAAACTTTAAATGTAGCTCAGCTGGCAATCGTCATCGATTACCAGGGGTTATCAGTTTCGGAGATTATGGACTTGCGGCGGCGGCTGCGTCCCAGCGGCACCGTTTGCAAGGTGAGCAAGAACAAGCTGATGGGAATTGCCATTGAGGGTGATTCCAACTGGCAACCGATGTCAGAGTTCCTTAAGGGTTCTTCTGCCTTCTTGCTAGTCAAGGATGATTTGAGCGGCGCAATTAAGGCTTACCAAGACTTCCAAAAAGCCACTAAGAAGACAGAACTTCGGGGTGGTGTGATGGAAGGTCGAGCTTTGAGCCAAGCTGACATCAAAGCGCTGGGAGATTTGCCTTCCAAGGAACAACTCATGGCGCAAATTGCTGGAGCTATCAATGGCTTGGCAACCAAGATTGCTGTGGCTATCAACGAAGTTCCAGCTTCGCTGGCAAGAGGACTACAAGCGGTCTCCGGGCAGCAGCAAGAAGGTGGCAACGGCGAAAGCGATGCAACTGCTACTGCCTCAGCGTCTGAGGAATAAATTGGCGGCTACAGGTACAAAGTCTGCCGATGAAGGCAGCTACCTAAACGCCTAAAGAATGGATTCGCGGCTACACAAACAAAGCCTGCCTAGGCAGGCTGTAACAAGAATAACGTTACTGGAGTTTTGAAATGTCTGCTACAACTGACCAAATTCTCGATCAACTAAAATCACTGACTCTGCTGGAAGCTTCTGAACTCGTTAAGCAGATTGAAGAGGCTTTCGGCGTTAGTGCTGCTGCCCCTGCTGGTGGAATGATGATGATGGCGGCTCCTGGTGCTGCTGCTGCTGCGGAACCAGTTGAAGAGCAAACTGCGTTTGACGTGATTCTGGAAGATGTCCCAGCTGATAAGAAGATTGCCATTCTTAAGGTAGTCCGCACCATCACGGGTCTGGGTCTGAAAGAAGCTAAGGACTTGGTAGAATCTACTCCCAAGCCAGTTAAAGAAGGCGCTGCCAAA
Protein-coding sequences here:
- the rplJ gene encoding 50S ribosomal protein L10 — protein: MGRTPEDKRAMVAEIKETLNVAQLAIVIDYQGLSVSEIMDLRRRLRPSGTVCKVSKNKLMGIAIEGDSNWQPMSEFLKGSSAFLLVKDDLSGAIKAYQDFQKATKKTELRGGVMEGRALSQADIKALGDLPSKEQLMAQIAGAINGLATKIAVAINEVPASLARGLQAVSGQQQEGGNGESDATATASASEE
- the rplL gene encoding 50S ribosomal protein L7/L12, encoding MSATTDQILDQLKSLTLLEASELVKQIEEAFGVSAAAPAGGMMMMAAPGAAAAAEPVEEQTAFDVILEDVPADKKIAILKVVRTITGLGLKEAKDLVESTPKPVKEGAAKEEAADIKKQLEEAGAKVAVK